A genomic region of Arachis stenosperma cultivar V10309 chromosome 9, arast.V10309.gnm1.PFL2, whole genome shotgun sequence contains the following coding sequences:
- the LOC130948144 gene encoding UPF0725 protein At1g23960-like, with amino-acid sequence MEQHAKRPCMRGSTSSKEEEEEEEKVVEDMAVSDKEEEMVEETKDDTDIDEYVLVEPRRFMTDEEILEHRRQVIESDGFDVEKFEGRLPGSIKPYKLTEPRCRLLIGFSKQALEVYNENNKTKFEFYELKKANSQGVAGVMFYITFEAISGNTIGTFRARVWKKIMKGLQVMSCERHL; translated from the exons atggagcagcACGCCAAACGGCCTTGTATGAGAGGCAGTACCTCctccaaagaagaagaagaagaagaagagaaagttGTTGAGGATATGGCTGTCTCtgacaaagaagaagaaatggtgGAAGAGACAAAAGATGATACTGATATCGATGAATATGTACTGGTTGAGCCTAGACGCTTCATGACTGATGAAGAAATTCTTGAACATCGGAGGCAGGTTATTGAAAGCGAC GGATTCGATGTTGAGAAGTTTGAAGGCAGGCTACCTGGTTCAATTAAGCCATATAAGTTGACCGAACCAAGATGCCGTCTCTTGATAGGTTTTTCCAAGCAAGCTTTGGAAGTCTACAATGAGAACAAC aaaacaaaatttgaattttatgagctTAAGAAAGCAAATTCTCAAGGTGTTGCTGGTGTAATGTTCTACATTACTTTTGAGGCGATCTCTGGCAATACAATTGGAACCTTCCGTGCTAGGGTATGGAAAAAGATAATGAAAGGTTTGCAGGTTATGTCTTGTGAGAGGCATTTGTGA
- the LOC130950304 gene encoding uncharacterized protein LOC130950304, with product MTTKTSTKTNNLSMKLLIDTKAKKVLFAEASKEVVDFLFTLLQLPLATVVKLLTKEDAVGCLGNLYSSVENLNHIYMQPNLSKDLLLSPTILGSSPSISGLLPSASGMITPKLYGCTNSNCNTISDVCYSRCPTCTTYYMSKEMTTYFKGRAATAASQSNNNNNGFVKEVTTYMIMDDLLIQPMSAISSINMLNKQFNVKNVGILKDTVVQLGINEGLKILKTCMEESGMVLTRVFLDS from the exons ATGACGACTAAGACATCCACTAAAACTAATAATTTGAGTATGAAGCTTCTGATAGACACAAAGGCTAAGAAGGTGCTGTTTGCAGAAGCTTCTAAGGAAGTGGTGGATTTCCTCTTTACCTTGCTTCAGTTGCCACTTGCTACCGTCGTCAAGCTTTTAACCAAGGAAGATGCCGTTGGTTGCTTAGGCAATCTCTACTCTAGCGTTGAAAACCTCAACCATATTTACATGCAACCAAACCTATCTAAGGATCTTCTCCTAAGTCCAACCATTCTTGGCTCTTCACCTTCCATCTCCGGCCTCCTCCCTTCAGCTTCTGGAATGATAACGCCAAAGCTGTACGGGTGCACCAATAGCAATTGCAACACTATATCAGATGTGTGTTACTCTCGTTGTCCCACTTGTACGACCTATTATATGTCGAAGGAAATGACCACCTATTTCAAGGGTAGGGCGGCCACGGCGGCCAGTCAGagtaataacaacaataatgggtTTGTGAAAGAAGTAACAACTTACATGATCATGGATGATCTTCTCATTCAACCCATGTCCGCCATATCCAGCATCAACATGCTTAATAAGCAGTTCAACGTCAAGAATGTTGGGATATTGAAAGACACTGTTGTTCAACTCGGCATCAATGAG GGCTTAAAGATACTCAAGACATGTATGGAAGAGTCCGGCATGGTTCTCACAAGGGTTTTCTTAGATTCATGA
- the LOC130950305 gene encoding uncharacterized protein LOC130950305: MGATPFTERILRAKLPRGFDKPTDMKYDGTKDPQEHLTAFEARMNLEGASDAVRCRAFPVTLAGPAIKWFNALPNGSITSFHDITRKFMAQFTTRITKAKHPISLLGVTQKQEESTRKYLDRFNDECLTVDGLTDSVASLCLTNGLMNEDFRKHLTTKPVWTMHEIQNVAKDYINDEEVSQVVAANKRQHVTTQHGNPTPRHNPPPRENQRDHVKPTHRPPRVGKFSNYTPLIAPITEIYHQIADRGVIPKARPLKERTGGNKALYCDYHQGYGHKTQDCFDLKDALEQAIRDGKLPEFVKFIREPRRADRDKSPEREGRNPRTQKPPPRENPEEDPTIIVNVITGKDVSNKSKLTMKKDLKIMAVRHHDPVAIADSTITFLPEDCQHGTSAEDAPFVISARIGTGLVRRILVDTGADSNILFRGAFDKLGLRNDNLQTHRHGVTGLGDNFLKPDGSVTLPITIGTSNQRKTILSEFVVLKDSTAYNVILGRKTINDFSAVIFTKYLLMKFRAEDGTIGTIHGDRKVAAECDNISLALRKKSRDAAGIFLADLDARLDDQPRPEPEGDMEKLQIGPTKEEYTFINRNLPYDLKEELSQLLKQNRDLFAFTPADMPGISPDLMSHHLAVDPLAKPVAQRRRKMSPDRAAEVQKQVKALLEANFIRELPYTTWLANVVLVRKSNGKWRMCVDYTDLNKVCPKDAFPLPNIDGLVDAASGHRYLSFMDAYSGYNQIPMHRPDEEKTAFITPNGTYCYRVMPFGLKNARATYQRLVNKIFRNLSGNKIEV; the protein is encoded by the coding sequence ATGGGAGCCACGCCCTTCACAGAGAGAATCTTAAGAGCAAAACTCCCCAGAGGCTTCGACAAACCCACTGACATGAAGTACGACGGAACTAAAGACCCTCAAGAGCACCTAACGGCTTTTGAGGCCAGAATGAACTTGGAAGGAGCATCCGACGCGGTCCGATGCAGAGCCTTCCCAGTAACCCTTGCCGGACCAGCGATCAAATGGTTCAACGCTCTCCCGAACGGATCCATAACCAGCTTCCACGACATCACAAGAAAATTCATGGCACAGTTCACAACCCGAATCACCAAAGCCAAACACCCCATCAGCTTGTTAGGGGTCACACAGAAGCAAGAAGAATCCACAAGAAAATACCTCGACCGCTTTAACGACGAATGCCTGACGGTCGACGGCCTCACGGACTCCGTTGCCAGCCTCTGCCTAACTAACGGGCTCATGAATGAAGACTTCCGCAAACATCTCACCACTAAACCAGTATGGACCATGCACGAAATCCAGAACGTCGCCAAAGATTACATCAACGACGAGGAAGTCAGCCAGGTCGTCGCTGCCAACAAACGGCAGCACGTCACGACCCAACACGGAAACCCGACTCCCCGTCATAACCCACCACCCAGAGAGAACCAACGAGACCACGTTAAACCGACTCACCGACCACCAAGAGTCGGAAAATTCTCCAATTACACCCCCCTAATAGCACCAATTACTGAGATATACCACCAAATAGCAGACCGAGGTGTCATCCCCAAAGCCCGACCACTCAAAGAAAGGACAGGAGGAAACAAAGCCCTCTACTGCGATTACCACCAAGGATACGGCCACAAAACACAAGATTGTTTCGACCTTAAGGACGCTCTCGAGCAGGCCATACGAGATGGCAAACTCCCAGAGTTCGTCAAATTCATCAGAGAACCAAGGCGCGCCGACAGAGACAAGTCACCAGAAAGAGAAGGACGCAACCCGAGAACACAAAAGCCGCCCCCCAGGGAAAACCCTGAGGAGGATCCGACCATCATAGTGAACGTCATCACGGGCAAGGACGTATCGAATAAATCAAAGCTAACAATGAAAAAAGACCTCAAAATAATGGCCGTCAGGCACCACGACCCAGTCGCCATAGCCGACAGCACGATAACCTTTTTGCCGGAAGACTGCCAACACGGCACCTCGGCCGAAGACGCCCCCTTCGTCATATCAGCCCGAATCGGAACAGGGCTAGTAAGAAGAATACTGGTGGACACTGGCGCCGACTCTAACATCCTCTTCCGGGGAGCTTTCGACAAACTCGGGCTCCGCAACGACAACCTCCAAACGCACCGCCACGGCGTCACGGGCCTCGGAGACAACTTCCTCAAACCAGACGGCTCGGTTACCCTTCCCATCACCATAGGAACAAGCAATCAGAGAAAGACAATCTTATCCGAATTTGTAGTCCTGAAAGACTCCACAGCCTACAACGTCATCCTCGGGAGAAAAACGATCAACGACTTCTCTGCAGTCATCTTCACCAAATACCTCCTCATGAAGTTCAGGGCCGAGGACGGCACCATCGGAACCATTCACGGAGACCGGAAAGTCGCAGCCGAATGCGACAACATCAGCTTAGCCCTAAGGAAAAAATCTCGGGACGCCGCCGGAATATTCCTCGCCGACCTAGACGCACGACTAGACGACCAACCTAGACCGGAACCAGAAGGAGACATGGAAAAACTACAGATAGGGCCAACCAAAGAAGAATACACCTTCATCAACAGAAACCTCCCATACGACCTCAAAGAAGAACTCTCCCAACTTTTAAAGCAAAACAGAGACCTGTTCGCATTCACACCAGCCGATATGCCGGGAATAAGCCCCGACCTTATGTCTCACCATCTGGCAGTAGACCCCCTAGCAAAACCAGTGGCACAAAGAAGACGGAAAATGTCACCAGACCGAGCCGCCGAGGTCCAAAAACAGGTGAAAGCCCTACTCGAAGCCAACTTCATCCGAGAACTCCCTTATACGACCTGGCTGGCTAACGTCGTACTAGTAAGAAAATCTAACGGGAAATGgcgaatgtgcgtcgactacacggatctcaacaaagtaTGCCCAAAGGACGCCTTCCccctaccaaacatcgacgggCTAGTGGACGCGGCATCCGGCCACCGATACCTcagcttcatggacgcatattccGGCTACAACCAGATCCCGATGCACCGACCAGACGAAGAAAAAACAGCATTCATCACCCCGAACGGAACCTACTGCTATAGAGTAATGCCCTTCGGCTTAAAAAACGCCAGAGCCACCTACCAGCGACTTGTTAACAAGATATTTCGCAACCTATCCGGAAACAAAATAGAGGTCTAA
- the LOC130950306 gene encoding uncharacterized protein LOC130950306 — translation MLAKTESGEQLTDDLKEIMNTLRKHQMRLNPTKCAFGMEAGKFLGFMITQRGVEANLEKCRAVLEMTSPKNLKEIQKLTGRLTALSRFLGASAQKAIPFFKLMKKGTPFKWEIECEEAFQHFKRVLAEPPILAKPQTRETLYLYLSITEEAIAAALVRENEKKEQKPIYFISKVLQDTEARYSRLEKLAFALLSASRRLRQYFQAHPITVRTDQAVKQVLQKPDLAGRMLAWSIELSQFQIRFEPRNAIKAQALADFIAEMTPIKLTPEPWKLHVDGSSNSTHGGAGIILENQNGIIIEQSIRYDFPVSNNQAEYEALLAGLTLAREVDAKVLEVNTDSQVVCSQINGSYQTRDPLLQQYLNKVSELKGEFENVTIQHVPRERNARADLLSKLASTKSGHGNRSLIQEVVKSPSVSTIINAHLTSSNRESWTYPILQYLLNGTLPPDPKEERRIKREAANYTIIAGQLYKRGFSQPLLKCVETGNTEYILREIHEGCCGHHIGGKTLAQKIIRAGYFWPTIIRDSIQLTKSCDKCQRHANIHQAAPHQLSIISAERPFGSWGIDLVGPFPTAPGQLRYLIVAIDYYTKWIEAEPLASITATQCRKFVWRQIITRFGIPEVIISDNGTQFTDKKFRELLEGLHISHRFSSVEHPQTNGQVESANKIIVKGLKKRLDEAKGLWADELGSVLWSYRTTLQTSTGETPFRLTYGVEAVIPVEIGDSSPRKTVGGNDEEAERDLVDEERSIAHVKELALKQRISLRYNHGVIRREFADNDLVLR, via the coding sequence ATGCTCGCCAAGACGGAATCCGGTGAGCAACTAACCGACGACCTCAAGGAAATAATGAACACCCTGCGAAAACACCAAATGCGACTCAACCCAACAAAATGTGCCTTCGGAATGGAAGCAGGAAAATTCCTCGGCTTCATGATCACGCAACGCGGAGTTGAGGCAAATCTAGAAAAATGCCGTGCCGTCCTTGAGATGACAAGTCCCAAAAACCTCAAAGAAATCCAAAAACTCACCGGCCGACTAACCGCGCTGTCCCGGTTCCTCGGAGCATCGGCCCAAAAGGCAATCCCTTTTTTCAAACTTATGAAGAAAGGAACCCCCTTCAAATGGGAGATAGAATGCGAAGAAGCTTTCCAACACTTCAAAAGGGTTCTGGCGGAACCTCCAATCCTCGCAAAACCCCAAACAAGGGAAACACTATACCTATACCTCTCCATAACAGAAGAAGCAATCGCAGCAGCACTCGTCCGGGAAAACgagaaaaaagaacaaaaaccCATATACTTCATAAGCAAAGTCCTACAGGACACAGAAGCCCGCTATTCACGCTTAGAAAAGCTAGCTTTCGCACTCCTCTCGGCATCCCGACGGTTACGACAATACTTCCAAGCCCATCCCATAACAGTCCGAACCGACCAAGCAGTCAAACAGGTATTACAAAAACCCGACCTAGCAGGAAGAATGCTAGCGTGGTCCATCGAATTATCCCAATTCCAGATCAGGTTCGAACCCCGAAACGCCATCAAAGCGCAGGCcttggccgacttcatcgctgAGATGACCCCGATTAAACTCACACCCGAACCGTGGAAACTGCACGTCGACGGCTCATCAAACTCCACTCACGGAGGCGCCGGAATTATACTCGAAAATCAAAACGGGATCATAATTGAACAATCAATACGATACGACTTTCCAGTAtcgaacaaccaagcagaatacgagGCCCTCTTAGCAGGCTTAACCCTAGCCCGGGAAGTCGACGCAAAGGTACTTGAAGTAAACACCGATTCCCAGGTAGTATGCTCCCAAATAAACGGAAGCTACCAAACCCGGGACCCCCTACTCCAACAATATCTCAATAAAGTAAGTGAATTAAAAGGAGAATTCGAAAACGTCACCATACAACACGTCCCCAGAGAGCGAAACGCCAGAGCGGACCTGCTCTCCAAGCTAGCCAGTACGAAGTCGGGACACGGCAACAGATCATTAATCCAGGAGGTCGTTAAGTCGCCTTCCGTTTCGACAATAATCAACGCACATCTAACATCCTCAAACCGGGAATCTTGGACATACCCTATCTTACAATACCTCCTCAACGGAACCCTACCACCAGACCCAAAAGAGGAGAGGCGAATAAAAAGAGAAGCCGCCAACTACACCATCATAGCAGGACAATTATACAAACGCGGATTCTCGCAGCCACTACTTAAATGTGTCGAAACCGGGAACACGGAGTACATACTCCGCGAGATCCACGAAGGCTGCTGCGGTCACCATATCGGAGGAAAAACGCTAGCTCAAAAAATCATCAGGGCCGGCTACTTTTGGCCCACGATCATTCGAGATTCCATACAATTAACAAAGAGCTGCGACAAATGCCAAAGGCATGCCAATATCCACCAAGCTGCCCCACACCAACTCAGCATTATATCGGCAGAACGGCCATTCGGCAGTTGGGGAATCGACCTCGTCGGGCCCTTCCCCACGGCACCCGGCCAACTCAGATATCTCATCGTCGCCATAgactactacaccaaatggattGAAGCCGAGCCCCTGGCCTCCATAACAGCAACCCAATGTCGAAAATTCGTCTGGCGACAGATCATCACCCGATTCGGAATCCCCGAAGTCATCATCTCAGACAACGGAACCCAGTTCACCGACAAAAAATTCAGAGAACTCCTAGAAGGACTGCACATATCCCATCGCTTCAGCTCGGTAGAACATCCCCAAACAAACGGACAGGTGGAATCCGCCAACAAAATAATCGTTAAAGGACTCAAGAAGCGACTCGACGAAGCCAAGGGACTATGGGCAGATGAGTTGGGATCAGTCCTATGGTCGTACCGAACAACACTCCAAACGAGCACGGGAGAAACGCCCTTCCGATTAACATACGGCGTAGAAGCAGTCATCCCAGTGGAAATCGGGGACTCCAGCCCCAGAAAAACCGTGGGAGGTAACGACGAAGAAGCAGAACGAGACCTCGTGGACGAAGAAAGGAGCATAGCTCACGTCAAAGAATTAGCACTCAAACAAAGAATCAGCCTAAGGTACAATCACGGCGTTATCCGACGAGAATTTGCGGACAACGACCTCGTCCTACGATGA